Proteins co-encoded in one Halorussus vallis genomic window:
- a CDS encoding DUF7282 domain-containing protein, whose translation MTDQTQSATNAVGSGTTTEAVETTTAEEVADTTTEEENGGAAETTTAEGQQTAEVTFQNQSSDGETITIESVTLPEGGFVAIHDSSLLEGDAVGSVLGNSVYLEAGTHENVTIKLARPIDETQTLIAMPHLDTNDNEVYDFVTSAGNVDGPYTADGEAVTDSATVSVGEETTTEEENGGAEETTTEAVETTTEAVETTTEEDNGGAVETTTEEVETTTEEVETTTEEVETTTEEDDGDAEETTTEAVETTTEAGEETTTEAPAGQQRFVFKIENMEIDRWSFVIGDSETPDRTETVSNITVSDRRVTINLTRILQQQGDLSEQQFTTQNPEKVEEQVEENLTGDLQTIRFVIKNVDIENVTFVVTAPANVDVPQPPQMPPEETTTEEVETTTEAVETTTEQQDGDGAVETTTEEVETTTEEVETTTEEVETTTKAVETTTEEVETTTEEEENGDGGVETTTAAETTTEAVETTTAAETTTEDGAGAAEMNSFRVSSLDAPANATAGDNITVTAVVSNPNDQESTQEVAFRLEGTVLARQSVTLGAGEQTNVSFEIETAAVPPGQYIHGVYTRNFGELGVISIESATQETTTAEGAETTTAEDAETTTEVVETETPTGNETTEAPVTTTAEA comes from the coding sequence GTGACGGACCAGACGCAATCGGCGACGAACGCGGTTGGCAGTGGGACGACCACCGAAGCGGTCGAAACGACGACCGCGGAGGAGGTCGCGGATACCACGACTGAGGAAGAGAACGGTGGCGCCGCAGAGACGACCACCGCAGAAGGACAGCAGACCGCAGAAGTGACGTTCCAGAACCAGTCCTCCGACGGCGAAACCATCACCATCGAGTCGGTGACGCTTCCGGAGGGCGGGTTCGTGGCGATTCACGACTCGTCGCTCCTCGAAGGCGACGCGGTCGGGAGCGTGCTCGGCAACTCCGTCTACCTCGAAGCCGGGACGCACGAGAACGTGACCATCAAACTCGCTCGCCCGATCGACGAAACCCAGACGCTCATCGCGATGCCGCACCTCGACACGAACGACAACGAGGTCTACGACTTCGTGACGTCCGCCGGTAACGTCGACGGGCCGTACACCGCGGACGGCGAGGCCGTCACCGATTCGGCCACCGTGAGCGTCGGCGAGGAGACGACGACCGAGGAAGAGAACGGTGGCGCCGAGGAGACGACCACCGAAGCGGTCGAAACGACGACCGAAGCGGTCGAAACCACCACCGAGGAAGATAACGGTGGTGCCGTGGAGACGACGACCGAGGAAGTCGAAACGACCACGGAGGAGGTCGAAACGACGACCGAGGAAGTCGAGACCACCACCGAGGAAGACGACGGTGACGCCGAGGAGACGACCACCGAAGCGGTCGAAACCACCACCGAGGCGGGAGAGGAGACGACGACCGAAGCACCCGCCGGCCAGCAGCGGTTCGTCTTCAAGATCGAGAACATGGAGATCGACCGGTGGTCGTTCGTGATCGGCGACTCCGAGACGCCCGACCGGACCGAAACCGTCAGCAACATCACGGTTTCGGACCGCCGGGTCACCATCAACCTGACTCGGATTCTCCAGCAGCAGGGTGACCTCAGCGAGCAGCAGTTCACCACCCAGAACCCCGAGAAGGTCGAGGAGCAGGTCGAGGAGAACCTCACCGGCGACCTCCAGACGATCCGCTTCGTCATCAAGAACGTCGACATCGAGAACGTGACGTTCGTCGTCACCGCTCCGGCCAACGTCGACGTGCCGCAGCCGCCGCAGATGCCGCCGGAGGAAACGACGACCGAGGAAGTCGAGACCACCACCGAAGCGGTCGAAACGACGACCGAACAGCAGGACGGTGACGGTGCCGTGGAAACGACGACCGAGGAAGTCGAGACGACGACCGAGGAAGTCGAGACGACCACGGAAGAGGTCGAGACGACCACCAAAGCGGTCGAAACGACGACCGAGGAAGTCGAGACGACCACCGAGGAAGAGGAGAACGGTGACGGTGGCGTCGAAACCACGACTGCGGCCGAAACGACGACCGAAGCGGTCGAGACGACGACCGCAGCCGAGACGACCACCGAAGACGGCGCCGGCGCGGCCGAGATGAACTCGTTCCGCGTTTCGAGCCTCGACGCGCCCGCGAACGCCACTGCCGGTGACAACATCACCGTCACCGCGGTCGTCAGCAACCCCAACGACCAGGAATCCACCCAGGAGGTGGCCTTCCGACTCGAAGGGACCGTCCTCGCCCGCCAGTCCGTGACGCTCGGCGCGGGCGAGCAGACGAACGTGAGCTTCGAGATAGAAACCGCCGCGGTGCCGCCGGGACAGTACATCCACGGCGTCTACACCCGCAACTTCGGTGAACTCGGAGTCATCTCCATCGAGAGCGCGACCCAGGAGACGACCACGGCCGAAGGCGCGGAAACCACCACGGCGGAAGACGCGGAGACGACCACGGAGGTCGTCGAAACCGAGACGCCCACGGGCAACGAGACGACCGAAGCGCCCGTGACCACGACCGCGGAAGCCTGA
- the rnz gene encoding ribonuclease Z — protein MTMRTTFLGTSGAIPTTERNPSAILLEREGDRMLFDVGEGTQRQMMRFRTGFGLSDVFVTHLHGDHVLGLPGLVQTMGFNDREEPLTIHAPNGTGEEIESLVHAAGHQPSFPVRVSEVEPGGVAVDREEYEVRVFRTSHDATSVGYAVVEDDRKGRFDREHAEELGVPVGPKFSRLHEGEPVELDDGTVVRPEQVVGDPRPGRTFVYTGDTRPAASVAEAAEAADLLVHDATFTDDAEDRAADTLHSTARQAGEIAERAGAKRLALVHVSSRYGRDVSAHREQAAEAFDGELLLPDDGDVFEVPYPDD, from the coding sequence ATGACGATGCGCACTACCTTTCTGGGGACCAGCGGGGCGATTCCGACCACCGAGCGGAATCCAAGCGCGATACTGCTCGAACGCGAGGGCGACCGCATGCTGTTCGACGTCGGCGAGGGCACCCAGCGCCAGATGATGCGCTTTCGCACCGGCTTCGGCCTCTCGGACGTCTTCGTCACCCACCTCCACGGCGACCACGTGCTCGGCCTGCCGGGCCTGGTCCAGACGATGGGGTTCAACGACCGCGAGGAACCGCTGACCATCCACGCGCCGAACGGAACCGGCGAGGAAATCGAGAGCCTCGTCCACGCGGCGGGCCACCAGCCGTCGTTTCCCGTCCGGGTTTCGGAGGTCGAACCCGGCGGGGTCGCGGTCGACCGCGAGGAGTACGAGGTCCGGGTGTTCCGGACCAGCCACGACGCTACCTCGGTCGGCTACGCCGTGGTCGAGGACGACCGGAAGGGCCGCTTCGACCGCGAGCACGCCGAGGAACTGGGCGTCCCGGTCGGGCCGAAGTTCTCGCGCCTCCACGAGGGCGAACCGGTCGAACTCGACGACGGGACGGTCGTCCGCCCCGAGCAGGTGGTCGGCGACCCCCGGCCCGGCCGGACGTTCGTCTACACCGGCGACACCCGTCCGGCGGCCTCGGTCGCCGAGGCCGCCGAGGCCGCCGACCTCCTCGTCCACGACGCCACCTTCACCGACGACGCCGAGGACCGGGCGGCGGACACCCTCCACTCGACCGCCAGGCAGGCCGGCGAGATCGCCGAGCGCGCCGGCGCGAAGCGCCTCGCGCTCGTCCACGTCTCCTCGCGGTACGGCCGCGACGTCTCTGCCCACCGCGAGCAGGCCGCCGAGGCGTTCGACGGCGAACTGCTCCTGCCGGACGACGGCGACGTCTTCGAGGTGCCGTACCCCGACGACTGA
- a CDS encoding cupin domain-containing protein, with protein MSDVVTKSADAQPREYSGVTFELLAVGDESMVTKMLYEAGDEVRLHSHPNEQSGYVVSGRYRLVVEGEETILESGDSYVVPKDVEHELEALESGEVVDVFVPPREEYL; from the coding sequence ATGTCGGACGTAGTTACGAAATCCGCCGACGCACAGCCACGGGAGTACAGCGGCGTGACGTTCGAACTGCTGGCGGTCGGCGACGAGTCGATGGTGACGAAGATGCTCTACGAGGCGGGCGACGAAGTCCGACTCCACAGCCACCCCAACGAGCAGAGCGGCTACGTGGTTTCGGGTCGGTACAGACTCGTCGTCGAGGGCGAGGAGACGATTCTGGAATCGGGCGACAGCTACGTCGTCCCGAAGGACGTCGAACACGAACTCGAAGCGCTCGAATCGGGGGAGGTCGTCGACGTGTTCGTGCCGCCCCGCGAGGAGTACCTCTAG
- a CDS encoding bifunctional metallophosphatase/5'-nucleotidase — MRRSAIALSFVLLVVAAGAVPPAVASGIDAQNSTEIDAQSRTGTAAAGPAAAVAPSNNTTGATTLTVLSYNDVQTAMAENGTLPRMVHLINRRRAAHGNPTVVVGGGDEVSPYALSPLSRWRVPVKALNVLDPAAEVVGNHDLDYGFDAVANFSEASEFPWLMANIVDAKTGEPIPGTKPYTVVERQGVKVGIVGVADEKIKSKTAVDFAEQGYELRNYSDVASRYATMLKQERNVDVVVVAAHLGVPVAKNLANTTENVDAIVVGDDEIEYPPQETGGAVIMEAEARAEHVAELNLTVRDGEVVGWNGRLLNVTESVPKNETVARIVTRARERTLNEVIGRTTVALDARFASNYHDETALGNMIGDSFRAQTGADVAITNAGGIRSNAVYGPGNVTVGDVYNILPFRNTLVTVELTGAELKRLLASQVVTLESETGQRYGPESQLQVSGVTYEWVGHENATRIRDAWVNGEPLDPEANYTVTVNSYMAGWDGSVLEDAPRVSQSHMLYGTALLEYVRDNTPVSPEDEDRIRRVDAVVEPESVSVRAGTATVTLDAPAGANATVADSFYATRAPEAPRVAAESVELDGDTVRVRFDISELKRLAGGHGAVEIYGEYDSTAYDRVYFAHSVLNADLEPSDFGKKRGHEKDEEDGHGKDGKHDARAPITHATATPVAVA; from the coding sequence ATGCGAAGGTCAGCAATCGCACTCTCGTTCGTACTGCTCGTCGTCGCCGCGGGGGCGGTTCCGCCCGCGGTGGCGAGCGGAATCGACGCGCAGAACAGTACCGAAATCGACGCACAGAGTAGAACCGGAACCGCCGCGGCCGGTCCGGCCGCGGCGGTGGCTCCGTCGAACAACACCACCGGCGCGACGACGCTCACCGTCCTCTCGTACAACGACGTCCAGACCGCGATGGCCGAGAACGGCACGCTCCCGCGGATGGTCCACCTGATAAACCGGCGCCGGGCGGCCCACGGCAACCCGACCGTCGTGGTCGGCGGCGGCGACGAGGTGAGTCCCTACGCGCTCTCGCCGCTCAGCCGGTGGCGGGTGCCGGTGAAGGCGCTGAACGTCCTCGACCCCGCCGCCGAGGTCGTCGGCAACCACGACCTCGACTACGGCTTCGACGCGGTGGCGAACTTCAGCGAGGCCTCGGAGTTCCCCTGGCTGATGGCCAACATCGTAGACGCCAAGACCGGCGAACCGATTCCGGGCACGAAGCCGTACACCGTCGTCGAACGTCAGGGCGTGAAGGTCGGCATCGTGGGCGTGGCAGACGAGAAGATCAAGTCCAAGACGGCGGTCGACTTCGCCGAGCAGGGCTACGAACTCCGCAACTACTCCGACGTGGCGAGCAGGTACGCCACGATGCTCAAGCAGGAGCGGAACGTCGACGTGGTCGTCGTCGCGGCCCACCTGGGCGTCCCCGTGGCGAAGAACCTCGCCAACACCACCGAGAACGTCGACGCCATCGTGGTCGGCGACGACGAAATCGAGTACCCGCCGCAGGAAACCGGCGGCGCGGTCATCATGGAGGCGGAGGCGCGGGCCGAACACGTCGCCGAACTCAACCTCACGGTCCGGGACGGCGAGGTCGTCGGGTGGAACGGCCGCCTGTTGAACGTCACCGAGAGCGTGCCGAAGAACGAGACGGTCGCCCGCATCGTCACGCGGGCCCGCGAACGGACCCTGAACGAGGTAATCGGGCGCACGACGGTCGCGCTCGACGCCCGGTTCGCCTCGAACTACCACGACGAGACGGCGCTGGGCAACATGATCGGCGACTCGTTCCGGGCCCAGACCGGCGCCGACGTGGCGATAACCAACGCGGGCGGCATCCGCTCGAACGCCGTCTACGGGCCGGGCAACGTCACCGTCGGTGATGTGTACAACATCCTCCCATTCCGGAACACCCTCGTCACGGTCGAGTTGACCGGCGCGGAGTTGAAGCGACTGCTCGCCAGCCAGGTCGTGACGCTCGAGAGCGAAACCGGCCAGCGCTACGGGCCGGAGTCGCAGTTGCAGGTCAGCGGCGTCACCTACGAGTGGGTCGGCCACGAGAACGCGACACGGATTCGGGACGCGTGGGTCAACGGCGAACCGCTGGACCCCGAGGCGAACTACACCGTCACGGTCAACTCCTACATGGCCGGATGGGACGGGTCGGTGCTCGAAGACGCGCCGCGAGTCAGCCAGTCTCACATGCTCTACGGCACCGCGCTGCTGGAGTACGTACGGGACAACACCCCCGTCTCGCCCGAGGACGAGGACCGTATCCGCCGGGTCGACGCGGTGGTCGAACCCGAGTCGGTGTCGGTCCGCGCGGGCACCGCGACCGTCACGCTCGACGCGCCCGCCGGGGCCAACGCCACCGTCGCGGATAGCTTCTACGCGACGCGCGCGCCGGAGGCGCCGCGCGTCGCGGCCGAGTCGGTCGAACTCGACGGCGACACGGTGAGGGTCCGCTTCGACATCTCGGAGTTGAAGCGCCTCGCCGGCGGGCACGGTGCGGTCGAGATATACGGCGAGTACGACTCGACCGCCTACGACCGGGTGTACTTCGCCCACTCGGTGCTGAACGCCGACCTCGAGCCGAGCGACTTCGGGAAGAAGCGCGGGCACGAGAAGGATGAGGAGGACGGTCACGGAAAGGACGGGAAACACGACGCGCGAGCACCCATCACGCACGCGACGGCGACTCCGGTCGCCGTCGCGTAG